Sequence from the Nocardia brasiliensis genome:
CGCGGCGGGGTCGCCGCCCATCCGGCCTGGGCGGCGTGCGCCGCGGCCAACGCGTCCAGTCCATCCCCCGGGCTCGCGTCGGCGACCGCGCACAGCCGCGCGCCGGTGGCCGGATCCAGCACGGGCAGTTCGGCATTCGTCGCGCGCCACTGCCCGTCGAGGTACAAACCCGTTGGCACGGTGTCGATTACGGCCCGCTCGGCGGTGGACAAGGTCTCGGTGAGCATCGACGCCGGACTCCTTTCGCTGCCGGATGGCAGCCGCAGGCTATTGCTGCGACCTCCCTCGCCATGTTATGCATATTGTCAACAATCCGACAATAGACAATCTGCGGGCCGCTGCGATCGCACCACTTCCCGGGAGGCGGATCACCATGACCGAACTTTCGCCCGTTCTGCGCCAGGCCACCCCGGTGACCGTCGATCACGGCACGGGCTGCTATCTCTACGACACCGACGGACGCCGCTACCTCGACTTCACCGCGGGCATCGGGGTCACCAGCACCGGCCACTGCCACCCGCACGTGGTCGCGGCGGCCCAGGCCCAGGTCGCCAGCCTGATCCACGGCCAATACACCACCGTCATGCACCAGCCGATGCTGCGACTCGTCGAGCGCCTCGGCACGGTGCTGCCGCCGGGACTGGACTCGCTGTTCTTCGCCAACTCCGGCAGCGAGGCGATCGAGGCCGCGCTGCGGCTGGCCCGCCAGGCGACCGGGCGGCCGAATGTGGTCGTCTTCCATGGCGGTTTCCACGGCCGCACGGTCGCGGCGGCCACCATGACCACCTCGGGCACCCGGTTCTCGGCCGGGTTCAGTCCCCTGATGTCCGGCGTGCACGTCGCCCCCTTCCCCACCGCGTTCCGCTACGGCTGGACCGAGGCGGAGGCGACCGACTTCGCCCTGCGCGAGCTGGACTATCTGCTCGCCACGCTCACCTCGCCCGCCGAGACCGCGGCGTTCGTGGTCGAGCCCATGCTCGGCGAGGGCGGTTACATCCCCGGCAACACCGCCTTCTTCCGCGGTCTGCGCGAACGGGCCGACCGGCACGGCATCCTGCTCGTGCTCGACGAGATCCAGACCGGCTTCGGGCGCACCGGAAAGTTCTTCGGGCACCAGCATTTCGGCGTGCGACCCGACATCATCACCATCGCGAAGGGCCTCGCCAGCGGCTTCCCGCTCTCGGGCATCGCGGCCGCGCGCGAGCTGATGGCCAAGGCCTGGCCCGGCTCGCAGGGCGGCACCTACGGCGGCAACGCGGTGGCCTGCGCCGCCGCGGTGGCGACGCTGGAGGTCATCGAATCCGAGCGGCTGGTGGACAACGCCGCCGCCCGCGGCGACCAGCTGCTGGCCGGGCTGCGCGCGAGCGCCACCAAGGCGATCGGCGACGTGCGCGGCCTCGGCCTGCTGGCCGGATGCGAATTCACCACCGCGACAGGCGAACCCGACACCGAGACGGCAGGCGCGGCGCAGCGGCTCGCGGTCGAGAAGGGGCTGCTGCTGCTCACCTGCGGTGCGCATATGAACGTGGTGCGGATGATCCCGCCGCTGATCGTGACCGCGAGCCAGATCGATGACGCGCTCGCGATCTGGACCGAGGTACTGGCAGAGCTCTGACCCGGCCCGCCGCCACGGCGCGTGCACCCGGCCCGCGGCGGCGATAGCCTCGGGGCAGCCGAACAGACGCCCTGTGAGTCCCGCACATCGACCCGCGCGACAACAGAAAGCAGACCCTATGGCTCGCTACATCAGCATCACCCTGACCAAGGCCGGCGTCACCTGCCGCGCCCGGCTGCTCGACGCCGAGGCACCGCACACCTGCGCCGCCGTGTGGGACGCGCTGCCGCAGGAGGGCGATGCCTTCCACGCCAAGTACGCCCGCAACGAGGTGTACACCCTGGTGCCCCGGATCAGCGCGGCCCCACACCGGGAGAATCCGACAGTCACCCCCATTCCTGGCGATGTCTGCCTGTTCGACTTCGAGGCGTGGGAGATCGGCAACCCGGCCTACGGCTACGAGCCGGGCTCGACCGCGCATCACGATCAGGGCGCGACCGATCTGGCGATCTTCTACGGCCGCAACAACTTGCTGATCAACGGCGACATGGGCTGGGTGCCCGGCAACGTCTTCGCGACGATCGAGGACGGCCTGGCCGAGATCGCCGCGGCCTGCAACGACCTCTGGCTGCACGGCGTCGCCGGCGAGACGCTGGCCTTCGCCCGCACCTGAATCCAACTGTCGCGCACAATAATTCGCACGTAGTCACGAGATGCGCGCCGGTCGCCACCGCGGCCGGCGCGCATGTCACTGTGCCAGGACGTATTCGGCGTAGCGGGCCACGGCCAGCACCAGGTCGTCGGAGTGCCGCGGGCCGACGATCTGCAGCCCGACCGGCAGCCCGGCCGCGGTGCTGCCGACCGGGATGCTGATCGCGGGTTGCTGAGTCATGTTGAACGGGTACGTGAACGGCGTCCACTGCGGCCAGCTGGTCAGCCCGCTGCCCGGCGGCACATCGTGTCCCGCCTCGAACGCGGTGATCGGCATCGTCGGGGTGATCAACACGTCGTAGGCGGTGTGGAAGGTACCCATGGTGATGCCGAGTTGGGCCGCCTCGTTGCGGGCGTCGAGGTAGTCCACCGCGCGCACGGCATCGCCCTGCGCCCAGACCTCGCCCAGGGCCGGATCGACCCGCTCACGTGACCCCTCGGGGAACTTCGAGAGCATGGTGGCCGCACCGGCCGCCCACAGCAGCTCGAACGCCTCGCGGGGGTCGGCGAAGCCGGGATCGGCCGTGGCGACCCGCAATTCGGCCTCGCCGAGCTTGCCGACCGCGGCGTCGACGAGCGCGGCGACCTCCGGATCGACCCGCGCGTAGCCCAGCGTCGGCGAGTAGGCGACGGTGAGTCCACGCACGTCGCGCGCCACCTGACCGCGGAAGGTGGTCAGCGTGGGCGCGAGGCCGGTCGGGTCGCGCGGGTCGGGCAGCGAGAGGATGTCCATCAGCAGCGCCGCGTCCTCGACCGTGCGGGTCATCGGGCCCGCATGCGCCAGCGGACCGAACGGGCTCGCCGGATAGAGCGGAATCCGCCCGTGCGTCGGCTTGAAACCGACGATGCCGCAGAACGCCGCCGGGATGCGGATGCTGCCCCCGCCGTCGGTGCCGACCGAGACCGGTCCCATGCCGCCCGCGACGGCCGCCGCGCTGCCCCCGGACGAGCCGCCCGCCGTCGTCGCCGGGTCGACCGGGTTGCGGGTGATGCCGGTCAGCGGGCTGTCGGTGACGGCCTTCCACGCGATCTCGGGCGTCGTCGTCTTGCCGAGGAACACCATGCCGTCCTCGCGCAGCCGGGCCGCGACCGGGCTGTCCACCGTCCACGGACCGGCCGGGTCCACCGAGGTGGAGCCGCGCCGGGTGGGCCAGCCGTCGGTGAGGAAGATGTCCTTGATCGAGATCGGCACGCCGTCGAGCAGCCCGCGCGCGTGCCCGGAGTGCCAGCGCGCCTCGGAGTCCTTGGCCTGCACGAGCGCACGATCGGGATCGACCAGGCAGTACGCGTTCACCTGCGGGTCGCGCTCGGCGATGGCGGCCAGCACGGCCTCGGTCGCCTCGACCGGGGACAGCGCGCCCGCGGCATAGGCCGAGACCAACTGGACGGCGGTCATCGCCGCGGGCTCGGTCGGAATGTTGATGTCGGGATAGCTCATGGCCGCACCTCGCAGGCGCTCGGTCGCGCCAGGCGCACGGCACGCTGGCACACGATTCGCTCACGGCGTTCGCTCATGTTCGGGCTCCTTCAGCCGGGCACGTACCCCAGCTCTTTGTCGACCACGTTGCGCAGTGGCCGGCCGGCGATCCAGTTGTCGAAGTTCTCGGCGAACACGGTGACGATCTCGGTCCGCCAGCCGCTGAAATCGCCCGAGTTGTGCGGTGTGATCGACACGTTCGGTAGATCCCACAGCGGATGGTCGGGTGGCAGTGGCTCGGGGTGGACCACATCGAGCGCCGCCCCGGCGATCGACCCGGCGGCGAGGGCGGCCACCAGATCGTCGGTAACTACGAGTTCCCCGCGGCCCACGTTGACAAACCTCGCATGTGGTTTCATCGCGGCGAATTCCCTGGCGCCGAACATGTTCCGGGTCTGCGCGGTCAGCGGGGCGATCGCCACCACGTAGTCGGCCCCCGGCAACTCGGCGTGCAGGTCGGTGCCGACCGCGCCGAAATCCGGGTCCGCCGCGCGCATCCGCCTGCCCACCGCCCGAATATTCATCCCGGCCGCGCGCAACAGCCGCGCGATGGCACGGCCGATCGAGCCGGTGCCGACGATCAGCACGGTGGCGCCCGCGACCCGTTCGTTCTCGCGGTGCTCCCACTCGTGGCGCAGCTGCCTGCGCAGCGATCCGGGCAG
This genomic interval carries:
- a CDS encoding aspartate aminotransferase family protein; the encoded protein is MTELSPVLRQATPVTVDHGTGCYLYDTDGRRYLDFTAGIGVTSTGHCHPHVVAAAQAQVASLIHGQYTTVMHQPMLRLVERLGTVLPPGLDSLFFANSGSEAIEAALRLARQATGRPNVVVFHGGFHGRTVAAATMTTSGTRFSAGFSPLMSGVHVAPFPTAFRYGWTEAEATDFALRELDYLLATLTSPAETAAFVVEPMLGEGGYIPGNTAFFRGLRERADRHGILLVLDEIQTGFGRTGKFFGHQHFGVRPDIITIAKGLASGFPLSGIAAARELMAKAWPGSQGGTYGGNAVACAAAVATLEVIESERLVDNAAARGDQLLAGLRASATKAIGDVRGLGLLAGCEFTTATGEPDTETAGAAQRLAVEKGLLLLTCGAHMNVVRMIPPLIVTASQIDDALAIWTEVLAEL
- a CDS encoding amidase gives rise to the protein MNIPTEPAAMTAVQLVSAYAAGALSPVEATEAVLAAIAERDPQVNAYCLVDPDRALVQAKDSEARWHSGHARGLLDGVPISIKDIFLTDGWPTRRGSTSVDPAGPWTVDSPVAARLREDGMVFLGKTTTPEIAWKAVTDSPLTGITRNPVDPATTAGGSSGGSAAAVAGGMGPVSVGTDGGGSIRIPAAFCGIVGFKPTHGRIPLYPASPFGPLAHAGPMTRTVEDAALLMDILSLPDPRDPTGLAPTLTTFRGQVARDVRGLTVAYSPTLGYARVDPEVAALVDAAVGKLGEAELRVATADPGFADPREAFELLWAAGAATMLSKFPEGSRERVDPALGEVWAQGDAVRAVDYLDARNEAAQLGITMGTFHTAYDVLITPTMPITAFEAGHDVPPGSGLTSWPQWTPFTYPFNMTQQPAISIPVGSTAAGLPVGLQIVGPRHSDDLVLAVARYAEYVLAQ
- a CDS encoding DUF3830 family protein; protein product: MARYISITLTKAGVTCRARLLDAEAPHTCAAVWDALPQEGDAFHAKYARNEVYTLVPRISAAPHRENPTVTPIPGDVCLFDFEAWEIGNPAYGYEPGSTAHHDQGATDLAIFYGRNNLLINGDMGWVPGNVFATIEDGLAEIAAACNDLWLHGVAGETLAFART
- a CDS encoding D-2-hydroxyacid dehydrogenase, with the protein product METGPIVTVLHSDRVPEAELMAAVSARVTVRYTEAAGLATALRGADVLFVYDFLTTAIPGAWHAADRLRWLHMGSTGVDPAMFPELRASEVVVTNTRGLFDTAIAEYVLGQILGFAKDLPGSLRRQLRHEWEHRENERVAGATVLIVGTGSIGRAIARLLRAAGMNIRAVGRRMRAADPDFGAVGTDLHAELPGADYVVAIAPLTAQTRNMFGAREFAAMKPHARFVNVGRGELVVTDDLVAALAAGSIAGAALDVVHPEPLPPDHPLWDLPNVSITPHNSGDFSGWRTEIVTVFAENFDNWIAGRPLRNVVDKELGYVPG